A window from Zonotrichia albicollis isolate bZonAlb1 chromosome 8, bZonAlb1.hap1, whole genome shotgun sequence encodes these proteins:
- the LOC141729947 gene encoding uncharacterized protein LOC141729947 → MRSGCKRRSQASEGERPTLDRGGAWSSELVVHEQLQGKEKPRKCLKCGKSFSQKSNLICHMRIHTGERPYICEECGKSFSRRSNLTVHLRSHTEERSYKCEECGKSFRRISCLIVHLRSHTEERSYKCEECGKSFSWISHLTVHMRRHTGEKPYECDKCRKGFQTSSDLLRHQHTHTEERPFLCPDCGKGFKSNSSLVSHQHMHTRERPYECPECGKRFTYKSNLIVHKRIHTGERSYECGECGKSFCQRSQLIYHLRSHTGEKPYECDKCRKRFHTSSHLVRHQRIHTDERPFRCPDCGKGFRDNSTLITHQRIHSGERPYECPECGKSLSQSSVLSRHQQSQH, encoded by the coding sequence ATGAGGAGTGGCTGCAAACGCAGATCTCAGGCATCTGAGGGGGAAAGGCCCACCCTTGACCGGGGAGGCGcctggagctcagagctggtggtccatgagcagcttcaggGTAAGGAGAAGCCCCGGAAGTGCTTgaaatgtgggaagagcttcagccagaaaTCCAACCTGATCTGCCACATGAGAATCCACACGGGGGAGAGGCCCTATATATgtgaggagtgtgggaagagcttcagccggAGATCCAACCTGActgtccacctgaggagccacaccgaGGAGAGGTCTTACAAGTgtgaggagtgtgggaagagcttcagacgGATCTCCTGCCTGATtgtccacctgaggagccacaccgaGGAGAGGTCTTACAAGTgtgaggagtgtgggaagagcttcagctgGATCTCCCACCTGACTGTCCACATGAGGAGGCACACTGGGGAGAaaccctacgagtgtgataaatgcagaaaggggtttcagaccagctctgatctcctcaggcaccagcacactcacacagaggagaggcctttcctctgccccgactgcgggaaagGCTTCAAGTCGAACTCCTCCCTTGTCAGCCACCAGCACATGCACACccgggagaggccctatgagtgtcctgagtgtgggaagagatTCACCTACAAGTCGAACCTGATTGTCCAcaagaggatccacactggcgAGAGGTcttacgagtgtggggagtgtgggaagagcttctgcCAGCGCTCCCAACTGATCtaccacctgaggagccacactggggagaagccctatgagtgtgataaatgcaggaagaggtttcataCCAGCTCTCATCTTGTCAGGCACCAGAGGATTCACACGGATGAGCGGCCCTTTcgctgccctgactgcgggaagggcttcagggacaactccaccctcatcacccaccagcgcatccacagcggggagaggccctatgagtgtccggAGTGTGGGAAAAGCTTGTCTCAGAGCTCTGTCTTGAGCAGACACCAACAGAGCCAGCACTAA